Part of the Alphaproteobacteria bacterium CG11_big_fil_rev_8_21_14_0_20_39_49 genome is shown below.
AGATGCGTTTTTATATCGACTGTTTTACCGCAATGTTGCCAGTTATTTACGCTGACTCTGGCGGCTTGACTCGTTGATGTTAACGCTAAGCTGAAAAGTCCGGTATATAAAACGGTTTTAAAGTGAGAATTCACCTTACCATAAAGCCATGAAATCATTCGATTATCTCCTATGCAGACGTTGCCTTGTTATCCCTGACGCATCTAATTAATAAATTAATAATTTTATTGTAAAGCACTCTCGCTAATAAAAAATAAGAAAAAGTATTTTATACTAAAAAACCGCTCTGTTTACGGACGGTTTTTTAGTTACGGATAATTATTTATCTCTTATGATTAAAGATATAAGACCGTCCTTGCATGAGGAAGCCCCGCTTCCTGTAGTTGTCTGGCTACCGGTGCTGCCGTCCTTAGTGATTGGCTTGGTGTATAGAAAGCCTGCCTCGTCAGAACCTGCAACATATCCGCGGGTTGTCGCTCCGCTAGGTGCTCCGAATTTATCTTTTGAAACTTTATCGTCAAATGATTGTGACATTACAAGTAAATCCCCTTTATTTGCGTTCACAGAAGGAAATTTGCTTTTATTTGTACGATCACAACCTAACGTTTCAGAGTCCCTCATAGGATTATTCGTATCGGCATTTCTAAGCGTGGTTATCATTGCCCATGTAGGTTTACTACCGCTCATGTCAATATTGTAAGTTTTTTCGCCGGAGAAATCCGCTTTTCTCCAAAATATAGTCTGACCAAGGTCGGTGTTTGTGCCGTTGTGATCGCAATGGGTGTCGTTTTGGTTAAAATTGGTCGGATGTTTCTCACATTTTACCAAAAACTTCCAGCCGTTAAAACTGTTTTTCAAAACAGGACCGTCCGTTCTGTGAACAAATAACAATAATAAGTCACCTTGACGAGTATTAGAATGAGCCTTGATAGAAATGTCGCCTTTATCATACTTTACATTTGTTCCAATATGCTGGATATTGCTTCCGCTTCCGCTTCCTCCGCCACTACTGCCGTCATCGTCATTACGGGTAATAGCTATATTTTCGATTTGCACTCTGACACCGTTTAGAACGAAGCAAAGCACTTTCTGGCTGGTTCTGTTTAATTTTACTTTTGAAGTCCATTGATAACTGCTGCGACTTATATCGGAAATGTTTACCGTTCCCAAAGTAGTACCGTTACTTGTAAGGCGTTTAACTGAAATAGAACCGCTTTTGGATTCCAGCCTTTTTAGCTTTATACGAATCTCGGCATCATTACCCAATGATTTACCGATATCAATACAAAACCAGTCGCTCGGTTTGTAATTTACTATTTTTCCGTCTTTCCTTACATCTATCCCTGACGATCCGCTACCTTCACTTACTATGTCATCAAAATTAAGGAATGCTTCCGTAGCTGCAAAAGATGTTGTGGGTTTTCCGAATGATATAAATATAGCTAATAAAAATGTAAAAATTAGCTTTAAAGAACATAAAGGCTTTCTTGTATAAAATGCCATTACGGATACCCCCACTTTTTATTGAAAAAATTAACGTGTAATAATATGTTACATTACTGTGTTAAAATGTAACATATTTCAAGTTTTAGGTCAACTGCATAGTTAAAAAATTAACCATTTAGAATTTCGCAAATAAAAACATTTTTTTACCTGTTGTTAATAAAAACGTGCTATTATCAATAGATGTTTTAAGAAAGGTATTTGGTAATATACGATATGATCGACGAAGATATGACTACAGAAGAAAGGACGTGGCTAAGCGGATACGGTGTTATCAAACACGAACAGATTACAAAGCTGCATATCAAGGAACTTCTTAAAGATATCAATATAGATAAACAGACATTTTATAAAATGCTTTCATCAGCGGATAAGGTCGCTAATGCTGCTATGTGGCTTAGTGTGCATCAGGTCTACGCAAAAAATGTCTACACCGACGGCAGGAAGTTAGCCTTAAGCGACTTTAAGAAAGACCCGCAGGGACATTTAGGCGGAACATTGAATATGATACCTGCTTATGTCGGATATATGCTGGCAAATGCCCTTTCTAATTTTACCAGAGCATGGGTTATGGAGCAGGGACACGCCGTATCTGCAATTGATTCGGTCAACCTGCTGCTGGACAATATGACGGAAGCCCATAAAAAGCATTACTGCTATGACGATAAGGCATTATCAAAATTCTGCCGTGATTTTTATTCATATAAGATAAATGACAGAGGAGTGCAGGAATCACCCCTTGGCAGCCACGTTAACGCAAATACGGGCGGCGGACACTTAGAAGGCGGATATCTTGGATTTGCATCTTTACAATATGCCCATATGCCCCTTTTGGGTGAAAGGTTGGTAGCGTTTTTAAGTGACGGAGCATTCGAAGAACAAAAAGGTTCGGACTGGACGTCAAGATGGTGGAGAGCCGAGGATTCAGGTCTTATATGCCCGATAATGATATCTAACGGCAGAAGGATAGACCAACGGTCGACAATGGAACAGGAAGGCGGTGCCGAGTGGTTCGCCGAATATCTGAAACTTCACGATTTCGAGCCTATTATTTTTGACGGACGTGATCCTGCCGCATTCGCATGGTGTATCTTGGAACAGGAAAAACGTCTGCTCAAAAATGTCGCCAACCTTGATAACATAAACAAATATAAAATAAAAATACCATACGGTGTAGCAGTAGCTCCAAAAGGTGCGGGTTTTTATAATGAAGGTACGAATTTTGCCCATAACCTACCGTTGGTTAAAAATCCAAGATATGATGTAGTTGCCGCAGAAAGATTCAATATACATTGTTCCAAGCTATTTGTTGACTCAATGGAACTTAGTGAGGCTACAAGCTGCCTATCTAACCATAGAACAACCGGCAGGATTAAAGAAAAAGATAATCCTATAGCAAACCGTGATGTTTCATTGCAAAAATCGACCGTACTGCCATGGAAAAAAGTTGAGGCAGGTAAAAAAGCCAGCCCTATGGACGCTATCGACACCGCATTCGTACTTACCTTGCAGGATAATAAACATTTACGCCCAAGAGTCGGTAATCCCGATGAAATGTTGTCCAATAAAATGGACGATACTTTGGAAGAGCTGAAATTCAGGGTAGTAGAGGCAGAAGGGGCTTCACATGAATCTACACTGGGTAATGTGATAACGGCATTGAACGAAGAAGCCGTTGCGGGTGCTGCCTTCGGTAATAAGGGGGGTATAAATATTATAGTTACTTATGAAGCATTCGGTTCAAAGATGTTCGGTGAGGCAAGACAGGAAATCATTTTCTCAAAACATCTGAAAGAACACGGCAAAAAAGCAAAATGGCTTTCAGTGCCTGTTGTTATGACATCAAACACATGGGAAAACAGCAAAAACGAACTATCGCACCAAGACCCGTCAATGAGTGAGTCTATGCTTGGTGAAACCTCCGATATCTCAAGGGTTATTTATCCTGCCGATTATAACAGTACACTGGCGGTTATGGACGAGGTATATAAAACTCAAGGACAGATATGGACGGTTGTTGCACCGAAACATGATCTGGAACTGGTTTTTTCCAAAGATGAGGCAAAACAGCTAATGCATGACGGCGGAATAAGTGTGAAACAGGCACAATTCCTTCCTGCAAAGGCAGAAGTTGCTCTTGTGGTAATGGGGGCATATCAGTTAAAAGAAGCAATAAAAGCTTCAAAAAGGCTGACAGAGAAAAAAATACCGCATGTTACAAGCTATATAATAGAACCGGGTAAGTTCAGAAAGCCCCGCAATAAAGGTGAAGAAAAGCATCAGGCACCCAAAAAGATTGTAGACAGGCTTTTCCCGTTCTCTGCCAGAAAAGTTATAGTCATGACCCACAACAGACCCGAGCTTATAACCGGTATAATGCAACCGATGTTAAACGGGCGGAGTTTCTCAACAATGGGGTTTATAGGAGAAGGCGGAACTTTGGATATAGAAGGTATGCTGTTCGTTAATAAATGCTCATGGGCGCATGTAGTACAGGAATTTGCCATACATAACGATATCAACCCCGAAATGCTCCTTACACCACAGGAATATAGGGCGGTCAGGAATATAATGTCACCTTGCGGCGTGATATTCTAGGTCTTTTCCAAGTAAAAATAACGGATTATGGCTACTTCAATATTGTTTATCCTTGAATTTTTTAATAATTAATTGTAAAAATGTTCCGGAGATACAATTTTGGAGTGATATATGAATAAAACTTTGTTCATAATAGTTTTAGCTATCCTGTTACAAGCATGCAATACCGTTAAGCCGATAGATGTTTCGTCCGTACGAAAAAAAACGGTCGCTCACGATCCTTTTCTTGAAACTCTACGTATGGGATATCTTGAATTTTACGATTACGAGATAAGCAAAAAGAACTTTAAAAAAGCCAATACCTATGGAAGAAAGGCTTTGGTAACTACTCAAAGCCTTGCTCCCGATATGGAAAATCTGTTCGATAAGGAAATACCGATTGCAAGGCTGAACGGGCTTCTGGGTTCAAAATATTTCCTTGAGGCGGCTTTTGTAAACGGCACTAAAGAAATGATTCCTGAAGAATCGGCAAGAGCGCAGCTTATGTTTGACTGCTGGTCCGACCAAGAGGAAGTAAGAGCACAGAAAGAAATAAAAGGACAGGACGTACTGCCGTGCCAAGATGAGTTCAATAAGGTTAGGGGGCGGATAAAGGACGCTTTGGCAGAGATAAGGCGTATTGAAAAACAAAAGGAAACGGCAAGGATAGAAGCTGAAAAAAGAAAAATGGAAGCATACCATAAGCTTGTACTTTCAAAGGCTCTTGCCGAACAGAAAAAAATGCTAAAACAACTGCCGGAATATTCACTGCTGTTCTTTAAATTCGATAGCACCAAGCTCGGTATAACCGCAAAAAGCATCTTAGACAAAGTCGCAAAGGATATTGACCTGTTCAATCCGAGAAAGGTAATTTTAAGAGGAAATACCGATCTTGTCGGAAGTGACGAGTATAACATGAAACTGGCTCTTGCCAGAGGACAAGCGGCTGCCGATTATCTTATAAAAGAACACGGAATTGATGCAAAACTGCTTGATGTTAAAGCATATGGTGAAAACAAACCGCGCGAGAATCCGAGGCAGGTAAATAAAGATGTGCGTAACCGATATGTTCAAATAACCTTTGAATTTGATAATAAATTCTATCCGGGAATGAGGTAGTTTATATTCAATTATAGCGTTTTCGCCTGAATGGAATTTATTTAATATCCTTATAATAATAATGTCCGGCGGTCATTTTACCGTCTATTATCTCGAACTTATCCAGTGTACCCCAGCGTATAAAGCCGCATGATTCGTATAAATGAACAGCACTTTCCAATGTGGCGTTAACACGCAGACGCATAACGGTATGACCAAGTGCTTTAGCCTCTTTTTCAGCAGCTTTAAGCAGAGATTTTGCCAGTCCGTGTTCTCTTGCCCACGGGGCTACAAAATGCTGGTCTACCCAACATGTGAATCCGGAAGTCTGATTATTGGGACCGGGCTTTATAAGCTGTATCGAAGACGATATCGTACCGTCAAGACGACCGACAAAAAGCTCTCTTTGCGGTACAAGAAGCACTCCCTTCCAATATTGCTCAAGACGCTCCCTGACAGGAGGTTCCGAACGCTTCAAACCGATATTGAAACTGCCTTTATTGTCTATAATGGTACTTTCGGTAGCATCGCAGATGTCTTCCAAGTCAGTGTTTTTAAACTCGCTAATCTTTTCAATTAGTATGATATTTGCGTCCTTTTTTATTGCATCTGCCATATAACCTCCTTCCGGTTTTACATTGCCTGTTCGGTTTCTCCATTACATATTAAGAAAATTAGATATAAATTTCAGACCTACCTGCTGGCTTTTTTCAGGGTGGAACTGTGCGGCAACAATGTTGTCATTAGCTATCACCGACACAACTCTTTGTCCGTAATCAACTGAGGCTAAAGCATTATTTTTGTTAGTGCAATCAAAATGATATGAATGCACGAAATAAACATGGTCACCCGAACTTATCCCTTCTAATACCGGATGTTCCTGCTCAATCCTTATTTCGTTCCAGCCCATATGCGGTATCTTTAAATTAGGGTCAGAAGGTTTAAGGGGTAAAACCTTGCCTGATATCCAGCCTAAACCCTTGTGAGAGCCGTTCTCCATTCCTTCATCGGCAAGCATCTGCATACCGACACAAACGCCCATGAACGGTTTTTTCTTCAAACGTACATTCTCATGCAGGGAATCCATCATGCCTTCCAAACCCTGCAAACCCTTTATACAATCGCCAAAAGCTCCCACTCCGGGCAGGACTATATGGCTTGCCTTATCAACATCATCTGCCTTGTCAGATATTACAACCTTCAGCTTATGCGAGCCTGCCTCTTTTTCAAAAGCCTTCGCTATAGAGTGAAGATTTCCGGAGCCATAATCAATTATAGTTATTTGTGACATCAATATTCCTAAAGACTAAATATTATTTATATAAGAATTGTACACTATTTATACAAAAATTGCCAGTTTTGACATGATAAATGCACGAAAAGTTATTGTGCAACGCAAGATTCGGTGTATTTCTTCTGAGCCTTAATAACGGTTTCGGCAGATAATATATCAATTAAGACATAGCCGTCCTGTTCAGCTTTTTGACAAAGCCAGTCATTAGCAGAAAAACCGACCCATGCAAAGAACCCTATCCTCATAAATACAACGGCTTCATAGGCAAGGACATTCAATGTAGAGATATAAGCCATAGTTGCCATTATTATAAATAACACGGCAGCTACAAACCACATTCTATTAAATAATGCCCATATAACATGGAGGATACCTGCCCATATATTAAAACCACGCTCCTGAATTATCTTAACGGATTCTGCCGGATTATCCGAATCTTTCTTTAAATAAACATTATAAAGTTTCATTTTGTATATCCTTTAAGTTATAAAACACCTTTTGTCGATGGAACTTCATCGGATTTACGGGGATCAATCTCAATAGCGGTTCTAATCGCTCTGGCAAGCCCTTTATAACATGATTCGATTATATGATGGTTATTGTCGCCGTACAAATTCTCAACATGCAGCGTAGCTCCGGCACTTTGTGAAAATGCCTGAAACCACTCACGGAATAGCTCGGTATCCATATCGCCTAGCTTATCCTTGCTAAAACCGACATTCCAGATAAGGTAAGGACGGTTGGAAAGGTCAAGTGCAACACGGCTTAATGTTTCGTCCATAGGGATATAAGCATGCCCATATCTGGTTATGCCTTTTTTATCTCCGAGAGCTTTAGAAAATGCCTCGCCGACTGCCCAGCCCGTATCTTCGGTCGTGTGGTGAAAGTCAATATGCAAATCGCCTTTTGCCTTAACCTTCAAATCCATTAAGCTATGGCGTGAAAGCTGCTCAAGCATATGGTCAAGAAAGCCAATCCCTGTGGAAACTTCGTATTTACCTTTCCCGTCAAGGTTTATCTCAACTTCAATCTGCGTTTCTTTTGTGTGTCTTTTTACAGAAGCGGTTCTCAAAATGTCTATCCCTTTTCAACAATGAAATAAAATATAATTAATTATACTAAAGTTTAACAATCTTATATATTAAATATTAAAAAATTACAACTATAACACATATTGTTTAATACGAAATATAGTTCAAACCTTGAAATTTATTTCAAAACCACTACATATATAGTTCAAATAACAAAAAGGTATTCACTCATGATTAATCATAAACCCGATACGATATACGGCACTACGATAGTTTCAGTGCGTAAAGGCAATAAAGTAGTAGTAGCAGGTGACGGACAGGTTTCACTGGGTAATACCGTTATGAAAAATTCCGCTAAAAAAGTACGTAAACTTGCTAACGGAAAAATAATAGCAGGTTTTGCAGGTGCTACCGCAGATGCTTTTACCCTGTTTGAAAGGCTTGAGCAAAAACTGGAGAAACACCCAGACCAGTTACAGCGTGCCTGTGTTGAGCTTGCCAAAGACTGGAGAACCGACAGGTATCTACGCAGGCTGGAAGCCATGATGATTGTGGTGGATTCCGAAGTTTCACTTATTATGTCGGGTACCGGTGACGTGATTGAACCCGATGACGGGTTGCTTGCTATAGGGTCGGGCGGAAATTACGCTATGGCGGCGGCAAGAGCATTAGTTGACATAAAAGATATGGACGCTGAAAAAATTGCAAAAAAAGCAATGAAAATAGCAGGTGATATATGTATATACACAAACCATAATGTCACTATTGAAAGTTTGAAAACAACAAAATAAAACCCATCGCAATATCCTAAAAATAAAGAAAGAGAAAATTAATGAGCGACCTGAATTTAACTCCTAAAGAAATAGTAAAGGAACTTAACCGATACATCATCGGTCAGGACGACGCAAAAAAAGCCGTTGCCATAGCATTACGTAACCGTTGGCGTAGAAGAAAGGTGGAAGGGGCTTTGCAAGAAGAAATATTGCCGAAGAACATTCTTATGATAGGTCCTACAGGCGTGGGTAAAACCGAGATAGCAAGGCGTATTGCAAAGCTGTCCGGCTCACCGTTTTTAAAAGTAGAGGCAACCAAGTTCACGGAAGTCGGCTATGTCGGGCGTGATGTGGATTCGATAATAAGGGACTTGGTAGAAAGTGCCGTTACTCTTATCCGTGACAAAATGCGTAAGGAAGTAAAGGAAAAAGCGCATTTTGCGGCAGAAGAGCGTATATTGGATTCGCTTGTAGGCGAAAATGCCTCCGAAGATACAAGGGAAAAATTCCGCAAGAAACTGCATGAAGGCAAGCTAGGCGATAAGGAAGTCGAGATTAACGTTGCCGAAACACAATCCTCTGCAATGTCGTCTTTTGATATTCCCGGAATGCCCGGAAGCCAGATGGGCGTATTGAATATCGGCGATTTGCTGGGGAAGGCAATGGGAGGGCGTACCGTTACTAAAAAAATGACCGTAGATGAGTCATATGAAATACTTATGAATGAAGAAAGCGATAAACTTATCGATGAAGATAAGATTATCAAAGACGCATTGATATTGGCGGAGAATTACGGAATAGTGTTCATTGATGAAATGGACAAGATAACGGCTCGTTCGGATTCAAGGGGTGGAGAAGTAAGCCGTGAAGGCGTACAGCGTGACCTGCTGCCTCTGATTGAAGGAACCACGGTATCTACCAAATACGGCTTGGTAAAGACCGACCATATATTGTTCGTAGCATCGGGTGCGTTCCACCTTTCAAGTCCGTCCGACCTGTTGCCCGAATTACAGGGAAGACTGCCTATCAGGGTTGAACTGAATGCCTTAACAGAAAAAGATATGGTGCGTATCCTAAAAGAACCGGAATCAAGCCTGTTAAAGCAATATGAGGCATTAATGGCTACCGAAAATGTTAAATTGAGCTTTAGTAAGGAAGGCATTGAAAAGATTGCACGAATAGCTACGGAATCAAATAAGAACGTCGAAAATATAGGAGCAAGAAGGCTGCATACCGTAATGGAAAAATTATTGGAAGATATCAGCTATAACTGCGATAAATATGAAGGAAATGCCGTAGAGGTGGACGACAAATATGTCGAAAAACAGCTTGGTGATCTTGTCAGGAACTCGGACCTTTCCAAGTTTATTTTATAATGAGGCTAAAATGAAAATAAAAGATATAATCATGGTTTTCTTATTGAGTGCAACTGTGTCCGTTTTGCCGTCGGTTAGCAACGCCAAAGAAAATGATAAAGAGCTATTTAATATAATGTCGGCATTAAATGAAAAATTAAACACTATTGAAGATAAGGAAAATATTAGCATAATTGCAGAAAAAGACGGCAAGTTTACTATCAAAACCCCTATAATCTCTTATTTTGACGATATCGGTAAAAAGAAATATCTCGGTATAATATTTTTAAAAAAAGATGCCGCAAAAATATTTGCCTCTGAAAGCCAAGGAATAAATTTCAGCAATACTAAAAATTCAAAATTTCATAAAAATGTAGTAGCTACAACAAATGATAGCTTTGAAATAGAGCTAAGATACCTAAAAAATCCCGAGGAGTCCGACGAAATAATGCTATGGGGTAAGCCGGTAACTATAATTTACTACTAAAGTCGGCATTGTGTAATTTTTCGGAATATCCTATTAAAAACCTAAGCTTTTCTGTAGTAATAAAAGATGCTGAAAGGAATTGTCGCAAGGTAGAATATTCCTATTAACGGTAATGTTATCCAAGGCTCTGTAACAAGTGCAATGATAAACAATCCCCCGAATGCCAGAAAGAGAGATGCGAACCTTTTTTGTATAATAATTTTTTTTACTGAAATAGTAGGAACGCTACTTACCATTAAAATACCGATAATCGCCATATATATAATTACCTTCATCGGGGTAATTTCAAATAAAGCCTGTCCGTCAAGATGGTCATTAAAGAAAAATGTTATAATCATGGGAAGCAAGCTTAAACCGGCACCGCAAGGTGCGGGTATGCCATAAAAATAATTGTCGTTGTGGTTATCGTCATGCAGCGAAGTGTTAAAACGGGCAAGACGCAATGCTTGGGATATTATGAAGAATAAAGCTACAGCCCATCCCAGTCCTTTTATTTCATGCCCTATCCAGAAATATAGCACCAAAGCAGGGGCAACCCCGAAATTGAAGAAGTCCGACAAAGAGTCTAACTGAGCTCCAAAGTCACTGGACGCATTTAGCATTCTTGCTACACGACCGTCAATACCGTCAATAAATGTAGCTATAATTATTAACCCTACAGCTAACTCCCAGCGTTCAAGTATGGCAAACTTCAGTGCAAATAAGCCGAAACACAATCCTACTATAGTCACCAGATTAGGCAAAAGTTTTACTATAGGATATTGTTCATTAGGATTAGACTTTTTCGAGCTTGGCATAATATATTTACCTTACTTCGCCTTTTCTGGCAGTAGCTTTGCTTTTCAGGTCGGCAATTATAGTCTCTCCTCCTATAGCAGTCTGTCCCTCAACCACTTTGGGGCTAACTCCCGCCGGAAGGTAAATATCGGCACGACTGCCGAAACGTATCAGACCGAAACGTTCCCCTGCCTGCATTTCCTGTTTTTCTTCCAGATAACATACGATACGACGTGCTATTAATCCTGCTATCTGCACACATACTACCGTATGACCGCCCTCTTTGGTCTTTATAACAACCGACTGGCGTTCATTTTCAACGCTTGCCTTATCAAGGTTGGCACTTAAAAATTTGCCGGGGTGATAGTTAAGTGCGGTAACCTCGCCTGTAACCGGAAAACGGTTAATGTGGACGTTAAAGATGTTCAAAAATACCGTTACCCTTATGACCTCCTCATTGCCTATACCAAGTTCCTCTGGAGGGGAGACGGTTTCTATTTTGGAAATTATACCGTCTGCCGGACTGATAATAAAATTATCGCCTACAGGAACTACCCTTTGAGGATCACGGAAAAATAACGCACACCATATAGTAGCTACAATCCCTAAAAAACCGAAGAACGAAGGTGCTATAATTAAAAGAAGAAGCGTTGTAACCGCAAATATCGCAATAAAATTATAGCCTTCTTTGTGTATAGGAGGAATTGAATCAAGTATCAGACTAAAAAGACTTTTAGAACCCATCTTTACATTATCTCAATAAGTTTTAAATCACTATAAAGAATAAAACTAATACTATATTAATCCTGATAAGGAAATAAAATATTGCCAAAATCTTCAAATCATTATACCAATTCATCAATTAATATAAATTTTAAGTAGGTTTTTATAAAAATGAAGAAGTCTGTATGTGTGTTTTGTGGGGCAAGTAATAATGTAAGTGGAGATTATATTGAAGAAGCAAGAAAAGTAGGTAAATTAATAGCAGATAAAGGATACCATATGGTGTTCGGAGCCGGCGACTGCGGGCTAATGGGGGCTACGGCAAATGCAGCTTTGGAAAATGAGGGTACGGTAACGGGTGTGTTCCCAAGAGTCCTAGACGGTCTGGAAAGAGAGCATATCGGTCTTACCGAGCTTATAACCGTTGATGATATGCATACCCGTAAAATGACCATGTTCAATAAATCAGATGCCTTTATTATATTGCCCGGCGGGTTCGGCACTATGGACGAAACCTTTGAGGTTATAACATGGAAACAACTGCATACTCACGATAAACCGATAGTACTTTACAACTATAAAGGGTATTGGGATAACTGGATAAAGCTTACCGAGCAGTTCATGGATCTTGGCTTTGCGGGGCAAAAAACACGCAGATTATATGACATTGTCGATAATATTGAAGATATATTTACTAAACTTTAAGATTTAAGTGTCAGTGTGTTAAGTATCGGTGAAAAGTAATAAATTTTATAAAGCGTAGGTAGTTGAAACCAATCACCGATATTGAAAACTAGTATAAGGCATAAAAATGACTAGTACAAATATTACGGTAGCATATGGTGACGGTATAGGTCCTGAAATAATGGAAGCGACCATACTTATATTAAAAGAAGCGGGAGCGGCAATAACCATTGATGCCGTAGAAATCGGAGAAAGATCGCATAAAAGGGGCTTTAAATCGGGAATACCCGATGACTGCCTGAATATAATCCGAAGAAACAGGATATTATTAAAAGCACCGATAACAACCCCCCAAGGCGGAGGATATAAAAGCGTTAACGTCACCCTGCGGCGTGCTTTAGGTCTTTACGCCAATGTGCGTCCTTGCGTATCTTATGCCCCTTATGTGAACACTAAACACCCTAAGCTTGATGTTGTGGTTATACGTGAAAACGAAGAAGGGCTTTATGCGGGAATCGAATACAGG
Proteins encoded:
- a CDS encoding TIGR00730 family Rossman fold protein — encoded protein: MKKSVCVFCGASNNVSGDYIEEARKVGKLIADKGYHMVFGAGDCGLMGATANAALENEGTVTGVFPRVLDGLEREHIGLTELITVDDMHTRKMTMFNKSDAFIILPGGFGTMDETFEVITWKQLHTHDKPIVLYNYKGYWDNWIKLTEQFMDLGFAGQKTRRLYDIVDNIEDIFTKL